The genomic DNA ATATAGAACATTAAATTTGTGTTCACAAGATTACTGTTAAAGTTGTTTGTGTTACTTGAAGGGTACGCCAAACCAGAAGGAATAAATAAAATACCTTTACCAGTATTTAAGTAGTTAATTGGTCCGTTTATAGGATCTCCGTTAGCCTCTTTTTCTAATTCTCCACCTTTCATTCTTGTAAAACCATAAGTCCATCCTTTAATAACTGCATTTAAGGTAAACCAAACTCCAGTGTCATTTTTATCAAAGTTAGAAGTTAAAAGTTCTGTATTCATTAAAGCTTGCCCCGAATACTTTACATAAACAGAATCCATTACTGTAGGGTTTTCTTTTACAGGATTAGGCATTCCCTCTTTTCTCGTATATACATATAACGTATGTTCTATATCATTATCTATAATTTTCATAGATTTTAAATTATCTGTATCATCAAATAAAGACGTTTTACCAGAAACCAACGTTTTTACAGAATCTAACGAAACATCATAGTAGTTGTTTTTTAAAAACTTTACAATCGAATCGTTATCAGAAATAGCTAATTCTTCGTAATTAATGTTCGCAAATGGGTTTACAAAACCGTTATTATCATCATCACAAGAGTATATTACACCTATTCCTAATAAAAGCAGCAAAAAAATATTTTTTATTTTGTTCATTTAATCTTAAAATTTAAGCCTGCAATTTACCATTTTTATACCTTTGTAAAAAGACAAACATTATATTTTAACTTTTTTTATGAGAATTGATAAATATTTATGGTGTATTCGCGTTTTTAAAACGAGAACTATAGCAACAACAGCCTGTAAAAAAGGGCAAGTTAAGATAGACGCAAAAAGTGTAAAGCCTTCTCGAGAAATTTTTGGAGGGGAATTAATCGTCGTTCGAAAAAATCAGATTAATTACCAAATAAAAGCTTTAGATTTACCAGAAAGTAGAGTTGGTGCTAAATTGGTAGATCAATATAGAAAAGATGTTACACCAAAAGAAGAGTTTGAGAAAACAGAACTTTTAAAATTTGCCAAAGATCATTATAGAAAGAAAGGTATTGGAAGGCCAACCAAAAAAGATAGAAGAGATTTAGATAATTATCAAGAAGATACAACGGAAGATTTATGATTGCAGAAAACAACATTATATTAGACAATACTCAAATAAATCAGAAAATAAAAA from Polaribacter sp. ALD11 includes the following:
- a CDS encoding RNA-binding S4 domain-containing protein, with the translated sequence MRIDKYLWCIRVFKTRTIATTACKKGQVKIDAKSVKPSREIFGGELIVVRKNQINYQIKALDLPESRVGAKLVDQYRKDVTPKEEFEKTELLKFAKDHYRKKGIGRPTKKDRRDLDNYQEDTTEDL
- a CDS encoding FKBP-type peptidyl-prolyl cis-trans isomerase, encoding MNKIKNIFLLLLLGIGVIYSCDDDNNGFVNPFANINYEELAISDNDSIVKFLKNNYYDVSLDSVKTLVSGKTSLFDDTDNLKSMKIIDNDIEHTLYVYTRKEGMPNPVKENPTVMDSVYVKYSGQALMNTELLTSNFDKNDTGVWFTLNAVIKGWTYGFTRMKGGELEKEANGDPINGPINYLNTGKGILFIPSGLAYPSSNTNNFNSNLVNTNLMFYIELLDLVEDTDHDNDGTASIDEDADGDGDPTNDFSDKRNPGLPDYLNPSIK